The Salvia splendens isolate huo1 chromosome 20, SspV2, whole genome shotgun sequence nucleotide sequence TGCTCTCCTTGCCTATTCATGGCTACTCTGAAATCTTCGTCCGAGAAAATATCAAAGATTACAAACACAGTTTTGCAACATGAAGTGGGCATTAATCATGTTCGGAAGGATACACGATGAATATTAAGTGCTGAATATTCATATGGAACAAACCTATTCCTGAAACGAAAAATGTAAACAAAGTATCTGTTAGATTCATATGTTGAGAGAACAGATCAAAACTGATGGGCTAGATAGCAAACTTAATTTATCACAATCTTACAGTGAAACAGCATGAGTGCAGCTAAACCAAAAAAGACCAAAGGTCCACAGCCTATACACATGTAACATTTAAACATGAATATACCTCTTCCATTTCTGATGGCTCGTCTTTCTTTTCTTCAGGCTCACTTTCGTTAGGTTCATTATTTGCTTCTTTTTCATCTGTGATCATATTATCCTCCTGTTCAGTAGCCTCACCGTTAGGTGCATTGCCATCATCATTGATGTTGAACTCAGCTGGAAGCTGTCCTGATTTTAGTGCCTGCGTTCAAGGATTATTAAAACTCTTGTGGTAAATTTCTAAATGAGGTAGGTAGGTAACGAGAACATGGAAAAAATTCAATATAGACTAATGGACAAGgacaaaattcaaatattttttgtaAAGGAGTGGCGGGTTGTATATTTCATAATTCAAAATTCATTAGACTATCCTATTTGTATGCAGGGTTGTGAGATAACCTGTTCCAGTCTTGCCACCTCTTCAAGAGTTTGTGAATTCACAATGGCAGCCTGCAAAGTATAAGAGAAATTAAGTAACAATCGATGATGAGAGAAAAATATAACCAGGGTGGACAGTTGGATAGAGGAAAAAGAAATCTCAATGCATTTTGTTTTCTGAGACAAATCTGAAAGCATTCTACAATCAGCCAAAAcccaaaatatatgaaaaactACTTAAGCTCATCATTTAAAGGGAAAGTATGAGACACTCcaatttcactcacatttataACTCCCTGTTAAGAATTGGCATGTTCTTTACCTTTTCTAAGTCTTACACTTGGAATTTCACAAATATAAATTTCCCAAGTTACCACCAGAATGTATAGTATTTCATGGTGACCCTTGAAAGATAGGGAGAATGACAGAAGtctcagaaaaaaaaagaatataaacATACCTTAATAGCCAAAATTTGTTCTGGTGTAGGTGCAGCTGGTTTAGCTGTTTGTTGCTCCCTTGCAGATTCTTGGGTACTAGGAGTCTCAGCAGGTACAATCTTTGCAGATTGCCTTTTAACCTCTTCTTCAGCTTCTTCTGATGCAAACAAAATTTTGGCTTCAGCACGCTCCTGTATGATGTGTAACAGTATTTTGTAAAGTCAGGCCAAAAAATTACTTCAATACAGTGTGAAGCAAATTGAATAAACAGAGCAGGGTAAACTTGGAGAAAATGAGAAACAAGTCAATTCCCAAACAGAAAGAGGTCTGTAACGAACTAATGATACTGTTTGCACTCTGTAATGGCAGCAAAAAGGAGAAAAGGTTATATGCACATAAAGTAACAGTCATAACCTACAATGTAAAGTGACATAACTATAACACAATTTTAACATAGCTCAAATAAACTATAATAAGATACAACAAATTgaacattttatatatagaagGGTGCACCATTACAATATGATTCTTCTCAAATCACATCCAGGACAGATTTAATCCATGTAGTCAGTGTTGTTATGAGAACGGGGCGCACCAGGGCAATCAGGTAAAACTCAGGTTGTGGGGCGATGGGGCAACGGGGCACACTAAATATGTAAGTATGTTGAATATTCACAATGCAatagtataaattaataatgagAAGTTTCTTCTCTACTACTAGGATCACCAATTCAATAATCTTGTAAGGATTAGTGTTCCAACAACTTCCTTAAGGTCCTAAATCCTAATCCATATAAAACTTTCAGTTTCTTCATACCACTTTGGCTAAGCCAGAAAATAACAGAGAAAATTCTACTATCTAGCAGCTGATATTCAAAAAGACCATTAGCTCCTTATACGTTGAACAAACTAGGACACAAACAGCTGCAGTTACAAGGGCTAAAATGCATACATTGTTGTATTTCCTTTTAAGCATGTAATCAAAAAAGGGATTTCATCAGCTCCCAAGAAATGATGAAATAAAGAGCATACATAATCACAAGGAGTAAACATTTGACTGAATTAACCCTGAAACCTAACCGTAATAATTAGGctaatagaaattaaaaaaattaatgaacttAGTAACTTCTGGTTTGTTTAACTGAGTTTCAAACACAAAGAACCCAGTTTTAAGACCACCGAATCATGTTCAAGATCAGATACTGGAAATTCGAGTATTAAGCATTGACATAGTGCAGCGGATGCTTAACATTTCGAGTTACTGCCAAGGTATTTAAAAAACAAAGATTTTAATTACATAATATAGGAATGACATTTTTAGTTCCAAATTGTATATAATTTGGTCaacttaaattattattcattttcGTATCTTTcctaattttcaattttcacgGTGTCAAAGTGTTGATATTTAAGGACAAAAGAAATGTATATACTCAGATCGTCAAACACAAGATCCAGCATAAAAACAAAGGTGAATGGCAACCGGCTGAAGCCTATTATATTTAAAGAATCAACAGAAATATTCCATCCAAAATTGCTCACAATATATGATTGCATGCAACTGATGTTTAACTTATATTGCTTCATTTGGTGCCAATTGATAAACAACCATGCCTTACAAAGACAGGCAACTCCCTACCACAATGACACATCATTTTTGTGGCATTTCAAAACATATGAAGTGCAGCAGAAcaatgaaattattatatttcgAATACTAACCTTTTGTTTTACTTTCTTGAAGTCCAGAACACGCAAGGACTTCAACTTGTGGATAACATACAAACGATAATTAGGTTTTTTCGTAATATTGTTGTCAAGCAGACTAAGGAACTGCAGCTTGGGGAGTGATGCAAGAGGATCGATCTCAGCCAAGTTAGTTAACCTATTGTTGGTGAGGACCAAGGTGTGCAGTTTCGGCAAAAACTCTGCGCAATTCCCAACACAATAACTACATAGCTCAAGGTTGCTCATATATAAAAGTAGCAAAATTGAATTTGTTAAAGTAATGAATAAAATAGGGTTTATACCTCCAAGGTTAGGAGTGATGCGAGTGATTCGGTTATTGTTCAATAACAAGGTTCCTAGGCGATTCATGAGAGGAAAGTTCTCAAGCTTGACAATCTCATTATCGGATAAATCAACTGTGTCGAATTGGTCCTGTTAAAGCAAAATAACAAGCGGAAACCTAAACACATTCATCGCTAAAAGATAGAGGAAGCGAgcataactaaaagtaaaatgCGAAATGAAGTAGAAAGGGGAAACAGTTCACCTCAGTAGCGCCAACGTTCTCTATAACAGGAATTTTGTTCCCTGCTCGgaattgtagagagagaaaaacatACCCAAGGAGTTACACACAAACATCATTATGCTTAAAAAATAATAGggtttggaaaaaaaaaagaaacctCGGAGATCGAGTTCTCGCTCGCGAATGGCATTGAAGAAATGGGGGCTTTTCCAGATCAAATCCGCCGTTAATCTCACCATTTtatcacctctctctctctctcggcagCGGCAACAGCAGGATTCAGAATTAGAGGTTTAAGAATCCGAATAGAGTGATCCAAACCCGGATTAAATACTCCACATTTGAATAAACTTAATACTTGGAATtagattcattttttattaatcaATTTACACCAACTTTTCATTTATGTAAAAATTGATGGACATATCTCACTACCAGGTCATTTTATTCatatctaaaaataaaatctcTAGTCTCActtgttttaatttaattctcAAAGCACAATTCTTTTAAATATCATGAAAAAAGAAACTGTCTCAAGTAACATTATGTATAATCGTCTCAAAAAACTATaactatttaattttgaaaaggATGAACGGATAAGTCgtcattccactaatttttcaaTGCTAATTGATACACATATTAAATTTTGGTATTGTCATTTATTCCACtaaattttcaatgctaaattGATACACATAAAATTTTGGTATTGTCAATGAATGACGACGTAAATGTGTATTGATATTACATGGACTAGTAAACGATATCATTTCAagcttaataaactaaaaataatactagcaTAAATTCAGTCAAATTAGAGAActgaaatattttattaataaatcaGTTAAATCGGTTCTGCAGTTTTACCTATCGGTTATCAGTTGCTACTGATCTCGTCCTTGAAACAGGAACCGGGACTGAACCAAACCCCAATTAGGTTAGTTATCGGTTCCCCGAGAATCGATGTTCAGGTTCGGGAACCTTTTATGCAAGTATAGaaagataattttttattaaattgaaattcagaaaataaattaGGTACTGTAGTATATATGATTTGTTGTATATGTTACAAAACtattaaaaaatatgtatatgGAATACTAGTTTACAACAAGGTGGTAGTACCATGGAGAATGGGCTTCAATTTTTACGCCCATCATTATATATGAATCGATTATTTACATGTTGGGTTAAAAAATATACAACTCGATCCCCTTATAATTTGGAGCTCGTATCGGATAATTCGATCCTATTTGATTTGTTGGTGACGACCGGATTCCCAGAACTATCGACATCGATTACAGCAATGTCACCAGCCTTGTATTCACCAGAAAGTAGAGATTCACTTACCAGATCTTCAATTATAAGTGTGACTGCTCTTCTGAGAGGCCGAGCCCCATAGCTCCGGTCATAACCTTGTTCGCATATCAACTCCTTAATCGCTTCTGATATCTCCAGAACGATTTCCAAAGATGCCAGACGTTCTTTAACTTCAAGTAGCATTATATCCAATATTTCAAGCAACTGAAACGAGGGGAAACAGTTCAGAAGTACGATTCTCGTGACAttgaagaaatgaaaaaaaatcactaGCCAAACCTGAGGTTTCTCAAGAGGACGAAACACCACTACTTCGTCTATTCTGTTTAGTAATTCTGGGCGGAAATAACCCTTTAGCTCTTCCATCAGCAATGCTTTCAGCCCTACATATGATGCTGACTCATCTTCATTGGTGAAAAAACCAAAGGAGTTGTGTCTGCCCTTAGCAATGGCAGCAGATCCCACGTTGGAAGTCATTATTACCAGTGCGTTCTTGAATGATACTCTTCGACCCTATTGAATGAATCTTAAGCAGATTAGTGGTGCATGAAAAAATAAGGCCATTCGAAATAATCATTCGTGGAAAGAAACCTGAGAGTCTGTTAGGTGACCATCTTCAAACAATTGTAGCAAGATGTTGAATATATCTGGGTGAGCTTTCTCAATCTCATCCAACAGCACAACAGTGAACGGCCGTTTTCTTATAGCTTCAGTTAGAGTGCCTCCTTCTCCATAACCGACATAGCCAGGAGGAGATCCGATTAGCTTGCTTACAGTATGCCGCTCCATATATTCACTCATGTCCAATCTTAGCATGGCAGACTCCTACAAGATGAAGTAGAAAAGTATTTCACAAACCGAGTCTTGAATCATACTTCAAGGAAGCAAGAATAATGAAGAAAGCAATAGTTTGATGCATTAAACTTCTCATATCAGGTTTGACCTTGTGAAGATAATAATAAAAGGTGTAGCAAGGAATGATTTTCTTACAGAACCGAAATAACTTGCTGCCAAAGCTTTAGTGAGTTCAGTTTTCCCAACACCAGTAGGGCCACAGAAGAGCATTGCAGCGATTGGTCTATCTGGGTCCTTCAGGCCTACACGGGATCTTTTCACAGCCCGGGAAATAGATGCGACAGCCTCATCTTGACCAACAACTCTTTTCTTCAGCTGCTCATCAAGGCCCACCAGAAGCATTCTTTCGTCAGCTGTTAGTTTGTTAACTGGGATTCCTGACCAGAATGAGGCAACAGAAGCTATATCCTCAGGCCCAACCACTGTAATTCTGCAAGAGATGTAAAGACTAAGTTCTTAGCTCTCTAGGATCAGTCAGAGATGTCATAAGGCAGAACACATACTCATCATCTGAGGAAGAGGACACCAAAGATGGATTAAAAATATGTCTTCCATTCTCATCCAAGCTTGAGCTGTCATCATTTTCTGCCACTGTTGTTGCCAGTGACTGGTCAAATGCAAGACATCAGATACGGACGTGTGAATATTAGAAAGAATCAgcagaaaatatatatatagcacTTGTAACAATGAATGCAAAACGTATTTAACATACTGCTTCATGCATGGCCTGAACCGTTCTAATTTCTTGCCAATAATCACTAGGTGACTTTGAAAGTACAGAAGTTCGCTTTTCCTTTTTGCGCTTGGATGCTTCCATTCGAGCTCTACTTCCAGCCTCATCGATAAGATCAATAGCTTTATCAGGAAGATGTCTATCTGGAATATATCTAGCAGACAGATGTACAGCAGCATTAATGGCCTCCAAAGTGTATACACATTTGTGGTGGGACTCATATTTTTCACGCAAGCCCATCAGTATCTGAACAGCGTCGGCCTAGAATATGTTTGAAAATACATCAAGGAGCAATAGTCAAACTGTGACAGTTTTGAGTAATGTGTGTTTCCTGATTGTCAATAAAGATGATCTCACACCTGACTCGGTTCATTAATCAAAACAGGTTGGAATCTCCGTGCCAATGCTTTATCCTTCTCAAAATGCAAGCGGAATTCATCCAGAGTTGTGGATGCGATACACTGCcacaagaaattaaaaataaaataaaaataaaaaaatgcaagcaaataaaatataaagatcTGCCTAATTCTTTGCTAATGCATCCAGCAAGACAACCTACATATTCATTCTCTAATAGGCTAACCCAGGAAACAATATCCTTTCATCTTCatgatcattttttttcttgttcttgGATGGTCAGCACTCAGCAATGTATCCCAATCTTTCACTCATAGACTTAATGAAACGAAAGTAACAATGATTACACCCACAGCAATGTTGTAAGGCCAGGTACTGATACCAGAGATTGGTGTGCAAAATGCAAGTAACTGTATGATAATTGTCCCTGGATAGAGGAGGTTTCCCTGTTTCCTGCTGATCGTCCCGTGTTCTGATACCTTTTAGTCGTTGATTCATTATTTCTGTTTATTGTTTTAAGGAGTCTAGTTAGTATTTTGTTAGGAGTCTTTAGTAGCTTCTTATAAATAGGGCTTTGTTTTCTACATTTTATTTGTAAGTAGTATAGTTTGATTTCAGCATTTGTTGTCGCCTTCTCAGAGGAATGACCTCTTTGTCCTGAAGGAGGatatttatatatgttctaTTTCCAGCAGCACCGCCTTTACTCCAtatcaatttggtgcggtgaaTGATGGTGTCAACCTGAAGCACATAATCAAGGGTTGATGGATAGGAGACAACGGTGGAACAACTCGATACCAAGTTCGACAGCATCGATGCCATGTTCAACAACATCACCAAATCCAACACTTAAGATGCCAACTGCCAAGTAAGATGCACAATTATATAAGGGTCAGTTGACAACCAGGGTCCAATCCACATGAGGATCTTCCCTGTGTTGCAGGGGTTGCGTCTTCCACCTTCACTTCGTGCAACCCCTTCGTCTCATCCAACCCTCCGCCATGCCTCCGAAAGCACCCCTTTTTCATTCCTGCCCAGTTGTTCCACCATTTCAGCCCCCACCCCTGCCCCTTGCCCCCGTGTTTCGTCCCAGCAGCCGCTACCCATTGAGAATTTTATCTTTTGCCGACAGTTTCAACCATCTTCTTGGTTCAGAGTGCAGCATCTGTTCCCTCTTGTTCGTAgccatatatttttttgttctgCATTTTGACTCTTGTCCGAAAGCGTGAGTATGAGCCTTCACCAGACAAAGCAACATGTTTATATTTTGACCCTAGCCTTGAGGCAAGGCAGTTTTGACAGTTGGGCAGTTGATATCGATCGTCCAATAGAGAACGTTTCATGTTCCCTGCAGGTCGTCCCTTGTTCTGTTATCTTTtagttgttaattaatttatttagctgttttttttttgctttaaaGAGTCTAGTAAGTACTTTTA carries:
- the LOC121782408 gene encoding U2 small nuclear ribonucleoprotein A'-like, translating into MVRLTADLIWKSPHFFNAIRERELDLRGNKIPVIENVGATEDQFDTVDLSDNEIVKLENFPLMNRLGTLLLNNNRITRITPNLGEFLPKLHTLVLTNNRLTNLAEIDPLASLPKLQFLSLLDNNITKKPNYRLYVIHKLKSLRVLDFKKVKQKERAEAKILFASEEAEEEVKRQSAKIVPAETPSTQESAREQQTAKPAAPTPEQILAIKAAIVNSQTLEEVARLEQALKSGQLPAEFNINDDGNAPNGEATEQEDNMITDEKEANNEPNESEPEEKKDEPSEMEEE
- the LOC121782475 gene encoding chaperone protein ClpD, chloroplastic-like, which produces MEVSCSPPLSVNSVLNSGPIRRVSASAAHRRCHQLVAFSPNCPPSAATSSACSTTSSSSSSYFGPSLAQNCGFNRNNAGALRKTRRRSFFVVSGIFERFTERSIKAVMFSQREAKAMGKDMVYTQHLLLGLVAEDRASGGFLGSGITVDAARAVVRSLWEEDNHNDGSLQQSETSATDVPFSASTKRVFEAAVDYSRTRGYNYIAPEHIAVGLFTVDDGNANRVLKRLGVNVNRLATAAVSRLQGELAKEGREPASTAFRKLQGNIFPEKNNQSKSPERETEKKALDLFCVDLTARASQGSIDPVIGRDTEVQRVIQILCRRTKSNPILLGEAGVGKTAIAEGLALNIADGTVPVPLMEKRILSLDIGLLIAGAKERGELEGRVSMLIKEIKQSGNIILFIDEVHTLIGSGTVGRGNKGSGLDIANLLKPSLGRSEFQCIASTTLDEFRLHFEKDKALARRFQPVLINEPSQADAVQILMGLREKYESHHKCVYTLEAINAAVHLSARYIPDRHLPDKAIDLIDEAGSRARMEASKRKKEKRTSVLSKSPSDYWQEIRTVQAMHEASLATTVAENDDSSSLDENGRHIFNPSLVSSSSDDEITVVGPEDIASVASFWSGIPVNKLTADERMLLVGLDEQLKKRVVGQDEAVASISRAVKRSRVGLKDPDRPIAAMLFCGPTGVGKTELTKALAASYFGSESAMLRLDMSEYMERHTVSKLIGSPPGYVGYGEGGTLTEAIRKRPFTVVLLDEIEKAHPDIFNILLQLFEDGHLTDSQGRRVSFKNALVIMTSNVGSAAIAKGRHNSFGFFTNEDESASYVGLKALLMEELKGYFRPELLNRIDEVVVFRPLEKPQLLEILDIMLLEVKERLASLEIVLEISEAIKELICEQGYDRSYGARPLRRAVTLIIEDLVSESLLSGEYKAGDIAVIDVDSSGNPVVTNKSNRIELSDTSSKL